The DNA window TTTAGAGCGAACAAAAGAATTAACCAAAAAAAAAGAAATAGCAGAAGAAGCAAGTCTCATCAAAGATAAATTTGTTTCGATTGTATCGCATGACTTGCGATCTCCGCTCTTAGGTGTATCGAATATACTTGAAATCATTGACAAAAAAGAAATCGTTACAACCGAAGAAGAAAGAAAACAATTTTTAGAAATGTCTCGCGAGAGTATTAAATTTTCTTTGAAAATGATAAATGAATTATTAAACTTAAGTCGTATTGAAACCGGCAAAATCAAAGTTAAAAAACAGAATATTTCCGTGCAAGAAATGACTAAATTATTTCTAAAAGAATTGGAACCGCAAGCTAAATTAAAAAATATTACAATCAAAACCGAAATTCCATCTCTCCTTTCTATCTATATTGATTTGGAGTTATTTCCTCAAGTCTTAAAAAATTTGATTACCAATGCAATTAAGTTTACTGAGCCGGAAGGAAATATTTTGATCCGAGGAATCGCGAGCGAAAAAGAATCAATCATTGAAATTCATGATAACGGCGTTGGGATGAGCGCCGATGAACTCAATCAAATCTTTGAGCCCGGTGCCAAAAAGACAAGGCTTGGAACTTCTGGTGAAATTGGAAGTGGAATGGGATTATTTATTTGTAAATACATTGTAGATGCACACGGTGGAAAAATCCAATTCATAAGCGAAGAAGGGGTTGGAACAATTTGTAAAATTATTTTACCGATATAGAGATTTCTTCTTTTAATTTGTGTAGCAGCTCCGTGTTGTTATTCGCATTGTATTTTTTACGAAGCTTGTAGATATAGTATTCAACTGTCTTTTCTGACTTACAAATCTTTTTTGCAATTTCGGAATATTCTAATCCTATTGCTAAGAATCCTAAAATTTCAAACTCAAGTGGTTTTAATTTTTGTTCTCTTTTCTTTTGAGTTAGATAAATTTTCAATTCATCAGAACAATAAAAAACTCCTTTCATGGCCTGCATAATAATTGTAGGCAAATAGGTAATAGGCTCTGATTTTAAAACATAGGAATCGGCTCCAAGTCTTCCTGCTTGAAAAAAACTTTGAATTCCATTGTGCATTGTAAAAATTATTATTTTTAAATTGGGATAGTTCTCTTTTAGAATTCTGAGTAGTTCAAAATTTTGTGCTCCTGGCATGTCCAAATCCAGAATAGCTAGGTCTATCTCGTTGTTTTGCAAAAACTCTAGGACAGAATTTCCATCCTGAAAAATACCGCAGACTTCTAGCCTGATATCCGATTTTAAAACAGCTTTCACTCCTGCCGTTACAACGGAATGATCGTCTGCTATAATGACCCTAATTTTCATGTAAATCTAAAATAAGAAACACGACTAATTTAGAAAGTCCGAAAATTTTCAAGGGAATAGAAAAACTAGGACTAGTCCTAAACTTTTAAACAAATTGTGCGAAAAAATTTAATTCTTGTTAAGGATAGGTAAGGCATTTATAGTTATGAGCTTTTCGGCTTTCGGATTGAAATTAGCAAAACTGAAATAAAAGCTAGGAATAGCGTAGATAGAAAAAGAATTACTTGAAATTATTGGGATAGCTTTTATTATTTCCGGCATTCATGAAAAGGTAGCTTGAGCGCGAGGAGCAAAAAAATGAAACGGGAAACCTTAGATAAAAAAATACCGACCTTATTTATCGTAATCTTTTTTACATTTTGCAATCTAGGGAACCATAATACAAAAGAAGAAAATGAATCCTTGTTCACAAATTTGGGATTACTGTTTAGCAGAGCCAATCGACTTACTGTATCAGGCTCTGCAGTAAAAGGAATTGTTAAAAATGGAAAAGTGTCAATTAGCACCGTAGAAAAAGATGGAAGTTGTAATTCCTCTCAGAGTCTTGCCACTGGAACTACAGACATAACTGGACTCTATTCTATTTATTATAACAAAGTAGGGGGAATGATTTGTATTACTATTTCCGGCGATCAAAATACTACCATGTATGATGAGAAATCTGGAAAAGACTTACCGGTTCCATCTACTTCTGATTTTAAACTGGTTTCTATTCTTCCTGAAAGTAAATTTTCTAGTAATTCAAAAAAGAACGCTCTCATCTCTCCCTTTTCAAAATTATTATCCAAAAGAATGGAAACCTTAATTAAGCAGGCAGGAGAAGGGGCAGATGTATCGGCACTTTACAAAAAGGCAAGCAAAGAAGTAGTCATCCGATTCGGTTTAAGTTCTGGTCTTTCAAGTGCTTCGCAAAAAAACAAACGACTTCTAGAAATCAGACCCAGTATTTTAGATTCAGATTATCCAGAATTGGATGATCTTGTAATAGAACTAGACAACCCGAATAGCCCTATCTCTGCTAAATATCTTTCTGTGCTGGCAGGTTTTTCACAACTGGCAAATTCTTACAAAAAAGAAACGGAAGTTAAAGTAACAGATGTAGATTCAGTAATAAACGCATTTGCTTCTGATTTTGAGGATGGAGTTTTTGACGGAAAAAATGGTTCGGGCAGTACAGTTACATTGGGGGCTGGTCAAAGGCAACTAACGTTTTCTTCCAATCCTCTTACTACTATTTTGCTACCCGCGATTTCCACTTATCTGCAAGAAGGAGGAAATTTGAGCGTAGGTGTGCCAGGAACAGCAACATCTACAATCACGATAACTCAATTCACAAATCAAACTCAGTTTAATGACAATAGCCCAATCATATCTACTACAACAACTACTACACCTACCACCACGCCAACCCCTACGCCTGTGGTAACTCCGATAACTCTCAGCATAACAGCATTTAGTTTTACGGATACTGTAAACGGTTTAAGCAAAACCTATAACGGCATAATAACTGGAAGCAATATTACAATCGATATACCCTATGGAAAGCTTACGTCCGCGATTCCTTCTATTACTACAAATGCTACTACCATCATGGCTCCTTCTGCTGTAACAAGCGGAGTAACTTTGTTAGACTTTACAAACCCTGTCACACTTACTCTAAGTGCTGCCAATGCGGCTAATGTAGTGTAT is part of the Leptospiraceae bacterium genome and encodes:
- a CDS encoding response regulator transcription factor, which codes for MKIRVIIADDHSVVTAGVKAVLKSDIRLEVCGIFQDGNSVLEFLQNNEIDLAILDLDMPGAQNFELLRILKENYPNLKIIIFTMHNGIQSFFQAGRLGADSYVLKSEPITYLPTIIMQAMKGVFYCSDELKIYLTQKKREQKLKPLEFEILGFLAIGLEYSEIAKKICKSEKTVEYYIYKLRKKYNANNNTELLHKLKEEISISVK
- a CDS encoding DUF1566 domain-containing protein, whose product is MKRETLDKKIPTLFIVIFFTFCNLGNHNTKEENESLFTNLGLLFSRANRLTVSGSAVKGIVKNGKVSISTVEKDGSCNSSQSLATGTTDITGLYSIYYNKVGGMICITISGDQNTTMYDEKSGKDLPVPSTSDFKLVSILPESKFSSNSKKNALISPFSKLLSKRMETLIKQAGEGADVSALYKKASKEVVIRFGLSSGLSSASQKNKRLLEIRPSILDSDYPELDDLVIELDNPNSPISAKYLSVLAGFSQLANSYKKETEVKVTDVDSVINAFASDFEDGVFDGKNGSGSTVTLGAGQRQLTFSSNPLTTILLPAISTYLQEGGNLSVGVPGTATSTITITQFTNQTQFNDNSPIISTTTTTTPTTTPTPTPVVTPITLSITAFSFTDTVNGLSKTYNGIITGSNITIDIPYGKLTSAIPSITTNATTIMAPSAVTSGVTLLDFTNPVTLTLSAANAANVVYTVTAYPITPVADTGQTICFNNATPQGSCATTTATFPNQDGELLNFPNAKGTQAISTNPGYPNDQINQDTLKGIVWKTCHEGQTGPTCAGGTASTNNHASATTLCGNLNSANSGAGYAGLKNWRLPNVYELNQLLELNGSTTNNNYWNATFFPNAPAGGLSRWTSSLILPAATSAMTQTTEYIQNQATSTPNYVQCVSGPASPAFDMVDNGDGTIFDKRTKLIWQRCAFGQTNDATCSGALATKTWTNSLLDCKNLTLAGKSWRLPNANEFLTLVDLSITTVPKVNPTLFPNFGVANYETSSTNQNNLAYSHIFDTNATGFYGWSGKGSVYNSRCVAGPE